A genome region from Microbacterium sp. CGR2 includes the following:
- a CDS encoding AraC family transcriptional regulator — protein sequence MSETRHVRVAPTETRILARGAEATPHRHDDHQLIYASSGVLEVTVPDGIWFTPSVRAVCVPGGTVHSWQVHGATTVHLIGIPRPLFPSTDSAPTLVAVDALARALMIACAENGPAHTPAERRLLRVLVDQIHPVSAASTMIPSLRDERLQKVQAIVESDMTVAPGLAELGPQVGASARTLSRLFRDEVGMAFPVWRTQLRLHRATLLLAAGRTVSQTAGACGWSSPSAFVTTFRRAFGQTPGSLYR from the coding sequence ATGTCAGAAACTCGCCACGTTCGTGTCGCGCCGACCGAAACGCGCATCCTTGCGCGCGGCGCCGAGGCGACGCCGCACCGCCATGACGACCATCAACTCATCTACGCCAGCTCCGGTGTTCTCGAGGTCACCGTCCCGGACGGCATCTGGTTCACTCCGTCTGTGCGCGCGGTCTGCGTACCAGGTGGCACAGTCCACAGCTGGCAGGTCCATGGGGCCACCACGGTGCATCTCATCGGAATCCCCCGCCCGCTCTTTCCATCGACAGACAGTGCACCGACGCTCGTCGCCGTCGACGCCCTCGCTCGCGCACTGATGATCGCCTGCGCCGAGAACGGTCCCGCACACACTCCGGCGGAGCGGCGGCTCCTCCGGGTGCTCGTCGACCAGATCCACCCGGTGTCAGCGGCATCGACCATGATTCCGTCTCTCCGAGACGAGCGTCTGCAGAAGGTCCAGGCGATCGTCGAATCGGACATGACCGTAGCGCCCGGCCTTGCAGAGCTCGGGCCACAGGTTGGCGCGTCGGCGCGCACGCTCTCCCGCCTGTTTCGAGACGAGGTGGGAATGGCGTTTCCGGTGTGGCGGACGCAGTTGCGGTTGCACCGGGCGACGCTCCTGCTCGCCGCGGGGCGAACCGTCAGTCAGACCGCCGGCGCCTGCGGCTGGTCATCACCCAGTGCCTTCGTCACGACGTTCCGTCGGGCCTTCGGACAAACACCCGGGTCACTGTACCGATAG